A genomic region of Janthinobacterium lividum contains the following coding sequences:
- a CDS encoding LysR family transcriptional regulator, with translation MADLNELTAFAAVARLRSFRKAALERGVSASALSHALRALEERLGVRLLNRTTRSVTPTEAGQQLLARLAPAMREIDDALQDLSALQDVPAGKLRLNVPRPAARLLLAPMLAGFVARYPRVQVEVVTDDGMIDIVRDGFDAGIRFGEQVAADMIAVPVGVPQPFVVVASPAYLAAHGAPSTPRALLEHACIGRRFPSGRQYAWEFEQAGEGVCIAVGGPLVFDDDELMLRAARDGAGLAYVYEADARADIAAGRLACVLERCLPPPPRYFLYYPSRRQMPPVLRAFVDMLRAPAI, from the coding sequence ATGGCTGACCTCAACGAATTGACGGCCTTTGCCGCCGTCGCCCGCCTGCGCAGCTTTCGCAAGGCGGCCCTTGAACGGGGCGTGTCCGCTTCCGCCCTCAGCCATGCGCTGCGGGCGCTGGAAGAGCGCCTGGGCGTGCGCCTGCTGAACCGTACCACGCGCAGCGTCACGCCGACCGAGGCGGGGCAGCAGTTGCTGGCGCGGCTGGCGCCGGCCATGCGCGAAATTGATGATGCCTTGCAGGACTTGAGCGCCTTGCAGGATGTACCCGCAGGCAAGCTGCGCCTGAACGTGCCCCGTCCGGCCGCCCGGCTGCTGCTGGCGCCCATGCTGGCCGGTTTTGTCGCCCGTTATCCGCGCGTGCAGGTGGAAGTGGTGACGGATGACGGCATGATCGATATCGTGCGCGACGGTTTTGACGCGGGCATCCGCTTCGGCGAGCAGGTGGCGGCCGACATGATCGCCGTGCCCGTGGGCGTGCCGCAACCTTTCGTGGTGGTGGCGTCGCCCGCCTACCTGGCGGCGCACGGCGCACCAAGCACGCCGCGCGCGCTGCTGGAACACGCCTGCATCGGCCGGCGTTTTCCCAGCGGGCGCCAGTATGCGTGGGAGTTCGAGCAGGCAGGCGAGGGTGTCTGCATCGCCGTCGGCGGGCCGCTGGTGTTCGATGACGATGAACTGATGCTGCGCGCGGCCCGCGATGGCGCGGGACTGGCGTATGTGTACGAAGCCGATGCGCGCGCCGATATCGCGGCGGGACGCCTGGCGTGCGTGCTGGAACGTTGCCTGCCGCCGCCGCCCCGTTACTTCCTGTACTACCCGAGCCGGCGGCAGATGCCGCCCGTGCTGCGCGCCTTTGTCGACATGCTGCGCGCGCCGGCGATATAG
- a CDS encoding ATP-binding protein, translating into MLTIRRQLLLGLLAATLLCVLGAGISLFRSLLEETNELADLQLRQLAVALPDEFETQTGLAAAQDPEEAFVLQAWDEDGQPLPVLQGQPALPRYALAGFADVVLHGEDWRLYGETRRGRYVQVAQAQAVRDQLAWQMTMRAGAPLLVFALILALLIVAVVGRALAPLHRLAESVAGRSPDTLTPLAADDMPPELRPVALALNSLMGQFEAALTAQRTFVADAAHELRSPLTALKLQLQVAERAASEEERRVALARLHERLDRSTHLVRQLLSLARHETALAASQLHTVDLGQLLEAAVADHSALADSREIDLGVVETLPARVLVQADPDGLQVLLNNLIDNALRYTQQGGRVDLQAAVEEGRPLLRVSDNGPGVPQQHHARLFDRFFRPDGNDAWGCGLGLSIVRHIAEHHQADIALAEGGEGRGLQVTVRFPQAA; encoded by the coding sequence GTGCTGACCATCCGCCGCCAATTGCTGCTCGGTTTGCTGGCCGCCACCTTGCTGTGCGTGCTCGGCGCCGGCATTTCGCTGTTCCGTTCGCTGCTGGAAGAAACCAATGAACTGGCCGATCTGCAGCTGCGCCAGCTGGCCGTGGCCTTGCCCGACGAATTCGAGACGCAGACGGGCCTGGCCGCCGCGCAAGATCCGGAAGAAGCGTTCGTGCTGCAGGCCTGGGACGAGGACGGCCAGCCATTGCCCGTCCTGCAGGGCCAGCCGGCACTGCCGCGCTATGCGCTGGCCGGCTTTGCTGATGTCGTGCTGCACGGCGAGGACTGGCGTCTGTACGGCGAAACGCGGCGCGGCCGCTACGTGCAGGTGGCGCAGGCGCAGGCCGTGCGCGACCAGCTGGCCTGGCAGATGACCATGCGGGCCGGCGCGCCCCTGCTGGTGTTCGCGCTGATCCTGGCGCTGCTGATCGTCGCCGTCGTGGGGCGGGCGCTGGCGCCGCTGCACCGGCTGGCCGAATCTGTGGCGGGCCGTTCGCCGGATACGCTCACGCCGCTGGCGGCCGACGACATGCCGCCCGAACTGCGGCCCGTGGCGCTGGCGTTGAATAGCCTGATGGGGCAGTTCGAAGCGGCGCTGACGGCGCAGCGCACCTTTGTTGCCGATGCGGCGCATGAATTGCGCTCGCCGCTGACGGCGCTGAAACTGCAGCTGCAGGTGGCCGAGCGGGCCGCCAGCGAGGAAGAACGCCGCGTGGCGCTGGCGCGGCTGCATGAGCGGCTGGACCGCAGCACGCACCTCGTGCGTCAGTTGCTCAGCCTGGCGCGCCACGAAACGGCGCTGGCGGCCAGCCAGCTGCACACGGTGGACCTGGGACAATTGCTGGAAGCGGCCGTGGCCGACCACAGCGCGCTGGCCGACAGCCGGGAGATCGACCTGGGCGTGGTGGAAACGTTGCCGGCCAGGGTGCTGGTACAGGCCGATCCCGATGGCTTGCAAGTGTTGCTGAATAACCTGATCGACAACGCCTTGCGCTACACGCAGCAGGGTGGCAGGGTCGACTTGCAGGCGGCCGTGGAAGAGGGCCGGCCCCTGCTGCGCGTGTCCGACAACGGTCCCGGCGTGCCGCAACAGCACCACGCGCGCCTGTTCGACCGCTTCTTCCGCCCCGACGGCAACGACGCCTGGGGCTGCGGCCTGGGTCTGTCCATCGTGCGCCACATCGCCGAGCACCACCAGGCCGATATCGCGCTGGCCGAGGGGGGCGAGGGACGGGGCCTGCAGGTGACGGTGCGTTTTCCGCAAGCGGCCTGA
- a CDS encoding response regulator transcription factor produces MRVLLVEDDPMIGESLVEGLRGECYAVDWVRDGHDAELALAGFAYDLMLLDLGLPGKEGMDVLRTMRARGAELPVLIITARDGTPARVDGLDSGADDYLVKPFDLDELLARIRALLRRRVSRSRSVIEHGALILDLASHEVTFEGELIKLPPREFSVLRALLDHPGKVVSKRQLSEKLYGWDCEVESNTVDVYVYQLRKKLGADCIQTVRGVGYKMRVASC; encoded by the coding sequence GTGCGCGTGTTGCTGGTGGAAGACGATCCGATGATCGGGGAAAGCCTGGTCGAGGGCTTGCGCGGCGAGTGCTATGCCGTGGACTGGGTGCGCGATGGCCACGATGCGGAGCTGGCGCTGGCCGGTTTCGCCTACGATTTGATGCTGCTGGACCTGGGCTTGCCCGGCAAGGAAGGCATGGACGTGCTGCGCACCATGCGTGCGCGGGGCGCCGAGTTGCCCGTGCTGATCATCACGGCGCGCGACGGTACGCCGGCCCGCGTTGACGGACTCGACAGTGGTGCCGACGATTACCTGGTCAAGCCGTTCGACCTCGACGAGCTGCTGGCGCGCATCCGCGCGCTGCTGCGCCGCCGCGTCAGCCGTTCGCGCTCCGTCATCGAGCACGGCGCGCTGATCCTCGACCTGGCCAGCCACGAGGTCACGTTCGAGGGGGAGCTGATCAAGCTGCCGCCGCGCGAGTTTTCCGTGCTGCGCGCCTTGCTCGACCATCCGGGCAAGGTGGTGTCGAAGCGCCAGCTGAGCGAAAAGCTGTATGGCTGGGATTGCGAAGTGGAAAGTAATACCGTCGATGTGTACGTGTACCAGCTGCGCAAGAAGCTCGGTGCCGACTGCATCCAGACCGTGCGCGGCGTGGGCTACAAGATGCGGGTAGCATCGTGCTGA
- a CDS encoding aldo/keto reductase, with amino-acid sequence MEHRTLGNSGLRVAPIGLGCMGMSFAYGGADEATSLRVLHRAVELGVTLIDTAEVYGPYANEELVGRALKQLRGKVSISTKFGFKILPHGQGVERIAGVDSRPGHIVRAVEASLSRLGIDCIDLLYQHRVDPAVPIEDVVGAMADLVRAGKVHHLGLSEVSAATLRRAHAVHPIAAVQSEYSLWSRDVEAEVLPACRALGIGFVPYSPLGRGFLTGQLASSAALAPDDYRHSLPRFQPQAMEANAKLVAELQRLAAARGATAAQLALAWLLAQGSDIVPIPGARSLAHLEENVAAARLTLSDSELAAIGAAIAPAAVHGARYPQHELAMLGL; translated from the coding sequence ATGGAACACAGAACACTGGGCAACTCCGGCTTGCGCGTCGCCCCCATCGGCCTGGGCTGCATGGGCATGAGCTTTGCCTACGGCGGCGCGGACGAGGCCACCTCGCTGCGCGTGCTGCACCGCGCCGTGGAACTGGGCGTGACCCTGATCGATACGGCGGAAGTCTACGGCCCCTACGCCAACGAGGAACTGGTGGGCCGCGCCTTGAAGCAACTGCGCGGCAAGGTCAGCATCTCCACCAAGTTCGGCTTCAAGATCTTGCCCCATGGCCAGGGTGTGGAACGCATAGCGGGCGTCGACAGCCGCCCCGGACACATCGTCCGGGCCGTGGAAGCGTCGCTGTCCCGGCTGGGCATCGACTGCATCGACTTGCTGTACCAGCACCGCGTGGACCCCGCCGTGCCCATCGAAGACGTGGTCGGCGCCATGGCGGATCTGGTGCGGGCCGGCAAGGTGCACCACCTGGGGCTGTCGGAAGTGTCGGCCGCCACCCTGCGCCGCGCCCACGCCGTGCATCCGATTGCGGCGGTCCAGTCCGAGTATTCGCTGTGGAGCCGCGATGTGGAAGCCGAGGTGCTGCCCGCTTGCCGCGCGCTCGGTATCGGCTTCGTGCCCTACAGCCCGCTGGGCCGGGGCTTCCTGACGGGCCAGCTCGCATCCAGCGCCGCGCTGGCGCCAGACGATTACCGCCACAGCCTGCCCCGTTTCCAGCCGCAGGCGATGGAAGCCAACGCGAAGCTGGTGGCTGAACTGCAGCGCCTGGCGGCGGCGCGCGGCGCCACGGCGGCCCAGCTGGCCCTGGCCTGGCTGCTGGCGCAAGGCAGCGATATCGTGCCGATACCCGGCGCCCGCAGCCTGGCGCACCTGGAAGAAAATGTGGCCGCCGCGCGACTCACCCTGAGCGACAGCGAGCTGGCCGCCATCGGCGCCGCCATCGCGCCCGCCGCCGTGCATGGCGCGCGCTACCCACAGCATGAGCTTGCCATGCTTGGCCTGTAG
- a CDS encoding NAD(P)H-dependent oxidoreductase, which yields MSALLETLQWRYATKKMDPTKTVPQDKVERILEAVRLTASSSGLHPYEVFVVTNPALREQIKPHAWNQSQVTDASHLLVFAAWDNYTAERINARFDLVNTVRGFRNEGWEAYRQQILATYPQRDAETNYQHAARQAYIGVGTALIAAAQEKVDSTPMEGFDPAKVDEILKLREKGLRSVVMLPLGYRADAGDWLVDLKKVRPAREQFITELA from the coding sequence ATGTCCGCACTGCTCGAAACACTGCAATGGCGCTACGCCACCAAGAAAATGGACCCGACGAAAACGGTGCCGCAAGACAAGGTCGAGCGCATCCTGGAAGCCGTGCGCCTGACGGCCAGCTCCAGCGGACTGCATCCTTACGAAGTCTTCGTCGTGACGAATCCGGCCCTGCGCGAACAGATCAAGCCGCATGCATGGAACCAGTCGCAAGTGACGGACGCCTCGCACCTGCTGGTGTTTGCCGCCTGGGACAATTACACGGCAGAACGCATCAACGCGCGCTTTGACCTGGTCAACACCGTGCGCGGCTTCAGGAATGAAGGCTGGGAAGCATACCGCCAGCAAATCCTGGCCACGTATCCGCAACGCGATGCGGAAACCAACTACCAGCACGCGGCGCGCCAGGCATATATCGGCGTGGGCACGGCCCTGATCGCCGCGGCCCAGGAAAAGGTCGATTCGACGCCGATGGAAGGGTTTGATCCAGCCAAGGTCGATGAAATCCTGAAGCTGCGTGAAAAAGGTCTGCGTTCCGTCGTCATGCTGCCGCTCGGCTACCGCGCCGACGCAGGCGACTGGCTGGTGGACTTGAAAAAAGTGCGCCCTGCGCGCGAGCAATTCATCACCGAGCTGGCGTAA